In a genomic window of Penaeus chinensis breed Huanghai No. 1 chromosome 30, ASM1920278v2, whole genome shotgun sequence:
- the LOC125041085 gene encoding pollen-specific leucine-rich repeat extensin-like protein 1 has translation MRTILIACFVASAFGQSNLQGLKEVNHLRSLAQPHLPRDDNVLHQTQEFLIKFAELKALADAAPDPVEQRPVRPSAPRFTPSHAPAPVHAAPAPRPPPPAPHRFAPSQPSSDTFDVNMKIASLLSQHHAAHPTPAPAPRAPPRHAAPRPVAPPPQQHFAPQQHFAPQQVPTFAVQDNFASQQNFGRPTAAAAPVRQRPVDLSIPTTNEHGHLINPERFPGPLADTVPAGVGGRVQHVQFTPEVAAAHKSLADAHAQILSLQSNLRV, from the exons ATGAGAACAATT CTGATCGCGTGCTTCGTCGCCTCGGCCTTTGGGCAGAGCAACTTGCAGGGGCTGAAGGAAGTGAACCACCTTAGg TCCCTGGCACAGCCTCACCTTCCCAGAGATGACAACGTGCTCCATCAGACGCAGGAATTCCTAATCAAGTTTGCTGAGCTGAAGGCCCTCGCCGACGCCGCTCCTGACCCGGTGGAGCAGCGCCCAGTG CGCCCATCCGCCCCTCGCTTCACGCCCAGCCACGCTCCCGCCCCCGTCCACGCCGCCCctgcccctcgccctccccctcccgcccctcaccGCTTCGCCCCCTCCCAGCCCTCGTCCGACACCTTCGACGTGAACATGAAGATCGCCAGCCTCCTGTCGCAGCACCACgccgcccaccccacccccgcccccgctcCCCGTGCCCCTCCGCGCCACGCCGCCCCTCGCCCAGTGGCTCCCCCTCCCCAGCAGCATTTCGCGCCCCAGCAGCATTTCGCCCCCCAGCAGGTGCCCACCTTCGCCGTCCAGGACAACTTCGCGTCGCAGCAGAACTTCGGGCgccccaccgccgccgccgcgcccgtCCGCCAGCGCCCCGTCGACCTCAGCATCCCCACCACCAACGAGCACGGCCACCTGATCAACCCCGAGCGCTTCCCCGGGCCCCTCGCTGACACGGTCCCTGCCGGCGTCGGGGGCAGGGTCCAGCACGTGCAGTTCACGCCCGAGGTGGCCGCCGCCCACAAGAGCCTCGCCGACGCCCACGCCCAGATCCTCAGCCTGCAGTCGAACCTCCGCGTCTAA